One window from the genome of Osmerus eperlanus chromosome 1, fOsmEpe2.1, whole genome shotgun sequence encodes:
- the LOC134028235 gene encoding proteoglycan 4-like has translation MPLNNPLLCPLILGTLTSFLADSYGSITDTRLFRLKNVTEIETFRRESLSDAIKPGAIAGVITRKGFFAFDSDNNDAYKTAGMDSQHLLMNAKLKHMGPAVQCAEDAMTLRVKGGKAPHFLVDNGEGTLIPMTWMPSRCGFSVRRSRRDVLFVAPYQGCHVTEQGGDHVLHLKLWGKSMTMSCPLAPPLPSVSCFMNGMVLSMGNIAAAALYVKVSDAWEPLLLSGEPCGFIVESNSRDLIIKAPYRKPCILLKDEDHVLVLLVNDQEFAVSCPSSPAILAGIPATSPANPQMLTTNSAVPAPDPFKPQAPAQSPYPYFPGLPHFPWFPPYSGFPTTDSTRGAPADLQMPTTKTIASADLSDAVDSSDTQSADLHPYSWFPGSPKMLTITNPSDPESVELPSYPQVTGFPLYPGYPRLSPSTRTAPADPQMPTTNTAASATASPSDAWTPEQHPYPHFPGFPPHSGFFYFPGFPPYSQFPTNDTTRTAPADPQMPTTNTAASTTASPSDAWTPEQPPYPHFPGFPPHSGYFYFPGYPPYSQFPTTDTTRDAPVDLQIPTTRTSSASPSDPKSAELPLYPQFPPYPGFSQFPGFPGPFPNTEPMRASPAHTQMPTTKTAAPSTEAPPDPESAELPLYPQFPGFPPYPRPFPAAGFTRAATTDPQIPIAADPTDPESVTLRPYPGSPSYPGFPQFPGFPSYPGIPSYHGVPWFPGFPPYTRFSRPFPTTATTRGAPSTAGSSDPQMPEQSPYHYYPGFPEQSGFPRPFPMTAPTKVASVNPKIPPTKITAPSTAGSSDPELAELPPYPRFTRFPPDTGFPRPFPMTAITRALASTASISDPKMPEQPLYHHRLWFPHFQRFPAHSGFPRPFPVTAPTRTAPNDPQLLTTKTYGPTTPASGWITATPYKPSNSKRGISIAPRLKLYNSALKGSMQSNEVPST, from the exons ATGCCTTTGAATAATCCTCTACTATGCCCTTTGATATTGGGGACCTTAACCTCTTTCTTAGCAGATTCCTATGGAAGTATTACAGATACCAGATTGTTCAGATTGAAAAATGTGACGGAAATTGAGACATTTAGAAGAGAAAGTCTTAGTGATGCAATTAAGCCTGGAGCCATTGCTGGCGTCATAACACGAAAGGGATTTTTTGCCTTTGATTCAGATAATAATGATGCTTACAAAACCGCAGGAATGGATT CTCAGCACCTGTTGATGAATGCTAAACTAAAACACATGGGACCTGCTGTTCAGTGCGCTGAAGATGCTATGACCTTGCGGGTCAAGGGAGGGAAGGCTCCCCATTTTCTGGTTGACAATGGTGAG GGGACTCTCATTCCCATGACTTGGATGCCTTCTCGGTGTGGATTCTCTGTGAGAAGGTCTCGCAGAGATGTGCTTTTTGTAGCTCCATACCAAGGCTGCCATGTTACTGAACAG GGTGGGGATCATGTACTACATCTAAAGCTGTGGGGAAAATCCATGACAATGTCTTGTCCTCTtgcacctcctctcccttctgtcTCCTGCTTCATGAATGGCATGGTGTTAAGTATGGGTAATATTGCAGCAGCTGCACTCTATGTAAAAG TCTCTGATGCATGGGAGCCCTTGCTGTTATCTGGTGAACCTTGTGGCTTTATTGTGGAATCAAACTCCAGAGATTTGATCATCAAAGCTCCTTACAGAAAACCTTGCATCCTATTAAAG GATGAGGATCATGTTCTTGTCCTGTTGGTGAATGATCAAGAGTTTGCGGTATCCTGCCCATCATCACCTGCTATTCTTGCTGGCATTCCAGCAACGAGCCCTGCTAATCCCCAGATGCTAACCACAAACAGTGCTGTGCCAGCTCCAGACCCTTTCAAGCCTCAGGCTCCAGCTCAGTCTCCTTATCCATATTTCCCAGGGTTACCCCATTTCCCATGGTTCCCCCCATACTCAGGGTTCCCCACAACTGACTCTACGAGGGGTGCGCCTGCTGATCTTCAGATGCCGACCACAAAAACGATTGCTTCCGCAGACCTTTCCGATGCTGTAGACTCCTCCGATACTCAATCGGCAGATCTGCATCCTTACTCCTGGTTCCCAGGGTCTCCCAAGATGCTTACTATTACAAACCCCTCTGATCCTGAGTCAGTAGAGTTGCCTTCGTACCCCCAGGTCACAGGATTCCCTCTATACCCCGGGTACCCCAGACTGTCCCCATCTACAAGAACTGCACCCGCTGATCCTCAGATGCCAACCACAAACACTGCTGCATCCGCTACTGCCAGCCCTTCTGATGCTTGGACACCAGAGCAGCATCCTTATCCCCATTTCCCAGGGTTCCCTCCACATTCAGGGTTTTTCTATTTCCCAGGGTTCCCTCCATACTCACAGTTCCCCACAAATGACACTACGAGAACTGCACCCGCTGATCCTCAGATGCCAACCACAAACACTGCTGCATCCACTACTGCCAGCCCTTCTGATGCTTGGACACCAGAGCAGCCTCCTTATCCCCATTTCCCAGGGTTCCCTCCACATTCAGGATACTTCTATTTCCCAGGGTACCCTCCATACTCACAGTTCCCCACAACTGACACTACAAGAGATGCACCTGTTGATCTCCAGATCCCAACCACAAGAACTTCTTCTGCAAGCCCTTCCGATCCAAAGTCGGCAGAGCTGCCTTTGTACCCCCAGTTCCCTCCATACCCCGGGTTCTCCCAGTTCCCAGGATTCCCTGGACCATTCCCAAACACTGAACCTATGAGGGCTTCACCCGCACACACCCAGATGCCAACCACCAAGACTGCTGCACCCTCTACTGAAGCCCCTCCTGATCCTGAATCAGCAGAGCTGCCTTTGTACCCCCAGTTTCCAGGGTTTCCTCCATATCCCAGACCGTTCCCAGCGGCTGGCTTTACGAGAGCTGCAACCACAGATCCCCAGATACCCATTGCTGCCGACCCTACTGATCCAGAGTCAGTTACACTCCGCCCATACCCAGGGTCCCCATCATACCCAGGATTCCCCCAGTTTCCAGGGTTTCCTTCATACCCAGGGATTCCTTCATATCACGGAGTCCCCTGGTTTCCAGGGTTCCCGCCATACACACGGTTTTCCAGACCATTCCCAACGACTGCCACTACAAGAGGAGCACCCAGTACTGCAGGCTCCTCCGATCCTCAGATGCCAGAACAGTCTCCTTACCACTATTACCCAGGGTTCCCTGAACAGTCAGGGTTCCCTAGACCATTCCCAATGACTGCCCCCACAAAAGTTGCATCTGTTAATCCCAAAATACCGCCAACAAAGATCACTGCACCCTCTACTGCAGGCTCCTCCGATCCTGAGTTGGCAGAGCTACCTCCTTACCCCCGTTTCACAAGgttccctccagacacagggTTCCCCAGACCATTCCCAATGACTGCCATTACAAGAGCTCTGGCCTCTACTGCAAGCATTTCTGATCCGAAGATGCCAGAGCAGCCTTTGTACCACCATCGCCTATGGTTCCCTCATTTCCAAAGATTCCCTGCACATTCAGGGTTTCCTAGACCATTCCCAGTTACTGCCCCTACGAGAACTGCACCCAATGATCCCCAGTTGCTGACCACTAAGACTTATGGACCCACTACTCCAGCCTCTGGGTGGATTACTGCAACTCCTTACAAGCCTTCAAATTCCAAACGTGGCATCAGCATAGCCCCTCGCTTGAAATTGTATAACAGTGCTCTGAAGGGCTCAATGCAGAGTAACGAAGTGCCCTCAACCTAA